From Rhodopseudomonas palustris, a single genomic window includes:
- the apaG gene encoding Co2+/Mg2+ efflux protein ApaG produces the protein MYRAVTRRIEVTVEPNYLPERSSAENRQYFWSYTVVITNSGEETVQLRTRHWVITDASGRTQEVRGEGVVGEQPVLAPGERFEYTSGVPLPTASGFMAGRYQMESETGETFEIDVPTFSLDSPEGKRTLN, from the coding sequence ATGTACCGTGCCGTCACCCGCCGGATCGAAGTGACCGTCGAGCCGAATTATCTGCCCGAGCGCTCCTCGGCGGAGAACCGGCAGTATTTCTGGTCCTACACCGTGGTGATCACCAATTCGGGCGAGGAAACCGTCCAACTCCGCACCCGGCATTGGGTGATCACCGACGCCTCCGGTCGGACCCAGGAAGTGCGCGGCGAAGGCGTGGTCGGCGAACAGCCGGTGCTCGCGCCCGGCGAGCGGTTCGAATACACCAGCGGCGTCCCCCTCCCCACCGCCTCCGGATTCATGGCCGGCCGCTACCAGATGGAAAGCGAAACCGGCGAGACCTTCGAGATCGACGTCCCGACCTTCTCGCTGGACAGCCCGGAGGGGAAACGGACGTTGAACTAA
- a CDS encoding Hsp33 family molecular chaperone, whose protein sequence is MTSHSPDLRITDNPPERAPSAVPIDDSVLPFEVGALDLRGRLTKLGPALDALLAKHAYPAPVAKLLGEAIVLATLLGSSLKFDGRFILQTQTDGPVSFLIVDFQAPDRLRAYARYDAARLEPGLGSGALLGNGHLAMTIDQGPDMRRYQGLVALTGAGLEEAAHEYFLRSEQIPTRVRLAVGEEWRGGEGGRHHWRAGGMLLQFLPKSPERARQADLHPGDSPEGTQAHTVDEDDAWVEGQSLIATVEDVELIDPDLSGERLLYRLFHERGVRVFSSLPMRAECSCSREAVAGMLSRFAPADRADMVKDGKVVVTCEFCSSVYEFTPEEAGVE, encoded by the coding sequence ATGACCTCACACAGCCCTGATCTCCGCATCACCGACAATCCTCCCGAGCGCGCGCCGTCGGCGGTGCCGATCGACGACAGCGTGCTGCCGTTCGAGGTCGGCGCGCTCGATCTGCGCGGCCGGCTGACCAAGCTCGGCCCGGCGCTCGACGCGCTGCTCGCCAAGCACGCCTATCCGGCACCGGTCGCCAAGCTGCTCGGCGAGGCGATCGTGCTGGCGACGCTGCTCGGCTCGTCGCTGAAGTTCGACGGCCGCTTTATCCTGCAGACTCAGACCGACGGCCCGGTGTCGTTCCTGATCGTCGATTTCCAGGCGCCCGATCGCCTGCGCGCCTACGCGCGCTACGACGCAGCCCGGCTCGAACCCGGGCTCGGCTCCGGCGCGCTGCTCGGCAACGGCCATCTGGCGATGACGATCGATCAGGGGCCGGACATGCGCCGCTATCAGGGCCTGGTGGCGCTCACCGGTGCCGGTCTGGAGGAGGCTGCGCACGAATACTTCCTGCGCTCCGAACAGATCCCCACCCGGGTTCGTCTCGCGGTCGGCGAGGAATGGCGCGGCGGCGAGGGCGGCCGGCATCACTGGCGCGCCGGCGGCATGCTGCTGCAATTCCTGCCGAAGTCGCCGGAGCGCGCGCGCCAGGCCGATCTGCATCCCGGCGACTCGCCGGAAGGCACCCAGGCCCACACCGTCGATGAGGACGACGCCTGGGTCGAAGGCCAGTCGCTGATCGCCACCGTCGAGGACGTCGAGCTGATCGATCCGGATCTGTCCGGGGAGCGGCTGCTGTACCGGCTGTTCCACGAGCGCGGCGTCCGGGTGTTCTCGTCGCTGCCGATGCGCGCCGAATGCTCGTGCTCGCGCGAGGCCGTCGCCGGCATGCTGTCCCGCTTCGCTCCCGCCGACCGCGCCGACATGGTCAAGGACGGCAAGGTCGTGGTGACCTGCGAGTTCTGCTCATCGGTGTACGAGTTCACGCCGGAGGAGGCGGGGGTGGAGTGA
- the argF gene encoding ornithine carbamoyltransferase, whose amino-acid sequence MSSAIKTPRHFLDLTELPTSELRSMLAAAVAMKAKRKANAEADKPLAGKTLAMIFDKPSTRTRVSFDVGMRQLGGESIMLTGQEMQLGRGETIADTARVLSRFVDIIMIRILNHEALLELAANATVPVINGLTRKSHPCQVMADVMTFEEHRGPIKGRTIAWTGDDNNVLASFAHAAACFDFKLNVATPPQLAPNKALRDWIKASGAAITIGTDPEQAVRGADCVVTDTWVSMGDKDGEHRHNLLKPYQVNAKLMSLAHKDAIFMHCLPAHRGEEVTDEVIDGPQSVVFDEAENRLHAQKGILAWCLGAVA is encoded by the coding sequence ATGAGCAGCGCCATCAAGACGCCGCGGCACTTTCTCGACCTCACCGAGCTGCCGACCTCTGAGCTGCGCAGCATGCTGGCCGCCGCCGTCGCCATGAAGGCGAAGCGCAAGGCCAATGCCGAAGCCGACAAGCCGCTCGCCGGCAAGACCCTGGCGATGATCTTCGACAAGCCGTCGACCCGTACCCGGGTGTCGTTCGACGTCGGCATGCGCCAGCTCGGCGGCGAGTCGATCATGCTCACCGGTCAGGAGATGCAGCTCGGCCGCGGCGAGACCATCGCCGACACCGCGCGGGTGCTGTCGCGCTTCGTCGACATCATCATGATCCGCATCCTCAATCACGAGGCGCTGCTGGAGCTCGCCGCCAACGCCACCGTGCCGGTGATCAACGGCCTGACCCGCAAGTCGCATCCGTGCCAGGTGATGGCCGACGTGATGACGTTCGAGGAGCATCGCGGCCCGATCAAGGGCCGCACCATCGCCTGGACCGGCGACGACAACAACGTGCTGGCGTCGTTCGCGCATGCCGCGGCGTGCTTCGACTTCAAGCTCAACGTCGCCACCCCTCCGCAGCTCGCGCCCAACAAGGCGCTGCGCGACTGGATCAAGGCCAGCGGCGCCGCGATCACCATCGGCACCGATCCGGAGCAGGCCGTTCGCGGCGCCGACTGCGTCGTCACCGACACCTGGGTGTCGATGGGCGACAAGGACGGCGAGCATCGCCACAATCTGCTCAAGCCGTATCAGGTTAACGCCAAGCTGATGTCGCTCGCCCACAAGGACGCGATCTTCATGCACTGCCTGCCGGCGCATCGCGGCGAGGAGGTCACCGACGAGGTGATCGACGGCCCGCAATCGGTGGTGTTCGACGAAGCCGAAAACCGCCTGCATGCGCAGAAGGGCATCCTGGCCTGGTGCCTCGGCGCGGTGGCGTAG